The genomic interval ATAAAAGATAGAGCCCTATGcttttttaaatgtatatttgaattcataaacttatttatttttattttataattgagTATGAAGGGATTAGGTATTTGTAATATGCATGGTTTCCATATATTCTTATCCATGTGAAAGATACATAGAAATAATGAAatatacaacttttttttcaGCTAAAGTTGTTTTCTACACTGAATATTAGTTTTTGTAATTAATGGGACCTACTAGTTAGTGCACTAACCTACTTAACacttattaatgaaaaaaaagtattttatgaaaaagaagcttttttaagtaattaaaaatatttagtagaGTAGAGTGTATGTATTCAATATTACTTGACCAATTTTTCTTGAGAAGTAGTTTGAACAAGACCCTTGTTTATTAATTAGTCTGACCTTAATTATctaacattgaaaaaaaaaaattatataaaaaacaaaaaaacaatagAAATATTTCAGATATctcaacttttataaaaatcaagTCACATATTAGCAAAACAATAATCCAAactattaacaaaatatatcatgaagaaaaccttaatattattattaccagAGAGGTGGCAGGAGATGAACACCATTCTAATGCCTTTGTAGTTTATGCGAATTGCTACAGcacctttctttcttccaaTTATTCCTCCACACCCTCCAAAAGATTCTTTGTCTACCTTCAATTCTGATGTACAATTCAAATGAAGTTGTCACATTTAGTGGGGGTTGCAACTAATTTATACTATTAACCCTAAGAATTTTTTGGCATAAAATCTCACCATTGATGAATGATTTTGCATCCTTTGGACCAAACAGGTACAACTGCAAAGATTGCATGATAACTTTACCTATCAGGCTTCATTTCAGAAAGAATGAAGGCAAAAGGTAGAAAATCTCAATAAGTTCACACACAATTAGGAATAAGTTtgcaaattatttaaaaacGTTTTAGAATTTCAGTTTTCTGCTAAATTggtttcaatttcaatatttgATTCATGATATATAGTTATTCATTActtttatatatgtataaaataatgaatttgaaTAGTGCTTTATAGGTATAATTATACTTTCACTTTTTACCATATATATGAAAGGTAAAAGTATACATAAAATATGAAAGGATGTAGTTACATTAAGTTTTGTGAGAACATATGAAGGTACTAAGATTGATTGGTCATAGTGAGTATTTGTTGAATCTATTTATCGAATCATCCATAATATGTTGTTCCACGCACGAGCTGTCATTCTTGACGTGAGGGGATGTATTGGAGATCCTACGTCgactaaatataataatatttcattgtataccTCAtcccatgagccggttttatggaattgagttaaacttaaagttcatttcGTAATAATTGGATAAAGTTTGAAAagttatacatttttattttcaatcttaGGATTAgaacaaaacaaagcaaaacaTAAATTCAAGAAGTTTGGCAAGtaagtatatatattttcttacgTATGACTTTCATCGAGAGCTGCTGAAAGCATAGTTGCAACTTTGTTTCGTTGACATGGAGGAGCCTCTTGCAAGCCAACAGCTAGAAGATCAAACTCACGATTGCTACCAACCATTTCTGCCAAATCTTCAAACGTAACCTTTTCACAGCAAATGAACTTACATGAACATCACACAAAACTCATCACAAATCATTATTAAGTGAAAACTTTTcacacaaatttttttattaagattttccACAACTTGATGTGCAGATACCATGAATTTATAAGGATATACCTGGCCATTCATATTCCAAGTAACAATGGAGATGCAAAGATCAGAATCAGTGGAGAAGTTACAAACTTTCTCAACACCCACAGTTCTTATTCCTGTGTGAGAGGGTGAAGCTTGGTTATGAATGAACCCCATTGGCCTTCTCTTGGATCTTGATTTTCTTCTGCAAATTGTACACACAAAAGCAACACAAAGTGGTGAGAATTGAGCAAAGAAAGTGAACAAGGAAACCATAACCTAACTATAAATTTTCTCCATAAACATGATCGATCATACCCTTTGCAAAGTTGGTTCCCCATAGTTACGTGATTGGCAAAAACCTAACACTGGAAAATCTCTGACACGAAAACGATTTTGAGTAAAAGGTGAGTTCTGAGAGGGAGATGGAGGGATTCTTAAACTATTGACTTGCTATTATTGTATATATAGGGAGCCACAAAACACAAGTTCTAAAGTGTTCTAGAAATTGTCAACCATTTTGAAATTTCGAATATGCATGTGTGGTCTTATTTTTCTCACGAGTTAGGTCGGGTATAGTTGAGAAATGTACTCAAAGGattgaaggaaaaacaaaagatgAAAAGGACAATATCCATGTAGGCCATGCAAATTACGTCAAGTAACTTTGCCTAACTAATACGTGTTGGAATGTCATAAAAAGGAGCACCCAAAATTGTTCACACCCTTCGATGGGTGATAAGTAAAGAAAGGTTATAACTAATAAGTGTTTTTTTGAgttatatcatatttaaatattcttttaatatataaaaaaattcgaACAGATTATTCTCAATCTCTCTTATAAGGTGggctttaagtctaactcaatcttataacaCTCCCTTCACGCTGAGGCTACCAATTCGTGCGTGAAGATATATGTTATAtgtggtccgataacggcccAATGACACGATAGatccaacaaacactcgctatgATAGACttttaaatgactttgataccatgttaagaagtgcgttttaagcctaactcaatctcataaaaccacctcataaggtgaggtttgcactcacttataaaGAATGAAATATCCTAATCTTTAGGAATCTCCAACAATCTCAAATGTTAGAATTAGTCACACATCTTCTAACACTTTCTATTCttccaattgggttacaagttACGTTGCTTTTTTTTAGTTGGATTTTAAGTTATGCTTTATTCAGTATATATGTTACttcttataaaattttgtataagaTTAGGACACCCCTCAAGTGCtcctattatttaatttattttttaccaaTAAAAAAACACTCTTCTTTAATATATGACTCCTAGCTCTTTATTCTTTGATTTTCTTCCTTAGATAATCATACACtaataattatgaaaaagtCAATGAAAAGTTTTTtcgaataaataaaatagaagtcAATAAAAAGTTATGTGCATATTTATTATATTGGGTTCACTAACTACATGTTAGAACTTAAGTCTACAATGCTGGTTTTCTTTTCATACCATTCCACAAGTTTATATGTAATTGGTAAATCTTTTATCTCTATAGTAAAAGTTTTTATACTTTCTCTTATATTTGTTTGGAGAAAAATAGTTTATCTTTAAACGATTTTTTaccttttctttttaatataaaagttcTCCTctttattttgagaaaaaaatagatacttttttacttaataattttttattattattaataacgtTGTTGCAGTCTCTACTTCCATCTCTATATGTCATCACTATTAACATTGTTAGTTTTCACCTTAATCACCATTTACCATTATTATTTAGTTCTTatcttaatataaattaaacatttaataaaagtaaaacttattctacttatattatttttttcctgtatttattatattttgacaaCAGTACACAACTCTTGCATTAGATATTTAAGTATTAGCTTCAtttcacttttatattttttcaattatttttattacatagTAATATCCGCATACAACTTACGAAGACGACTTTTCGTTCTAAGCTTTTTCGAATTTAAACTACTATTATTATATGAATATGTTATTacctttaaatttaaattatacaaaataatatatttttttaaaattgaagttAAGTTTTAATATTAGTTTGTAAAATAGGAGCACCTAATAAGGAAACCACAAATAATAAAACACATTCATTCTACatactaataaattattattttaattatatttattttattttttaattaaaaatattattatattattataattgggTGTGAAAATGGTATGTTATTTACTGATAACAAAAACTTTTCCATCTCTGAAATAGTTGAAGTGGGCCTTGAATCTACAAAGAATGTTAAGATGGGCctgaatttctattttttattggaAGATGGATCCTAAATtctcttcatcttcaacccCAATTAGGTCTGAAAGAATCTGAATCTTATCACAGTACATCATGAATATACAAAATCTCAATTTCTCTTCATTCCAAGATGTAACCCTTGTCTCTATTCCATCACAGTTTTTTCATGCTGCACCATTTTCTCTTCGTTTCACTGTaagtttagggtttaaggtCACTGAGTGCTTCCAAATCATCCTAATTTAGCTACATTTTCCTATTTGGTTTTTGGCACTCTGATTATTAAATTGAACTTTTCCATTTTTGCTGTTTGTTGTAGCATTCACTTTCGGGATTGAGTTCCTTGCCTGGAATTACTTCATAGCTTGGCATGGTAACTTCGCAGAGTCTTCTGAATTTCGAATTTTTATTTTACGTATTTTCAGTGTAATTAGTGATTGCTTTGCTTGTTTGTTTAGGCATTCTTCTTGAAAAATATGCTTCCTGCTTGCAATTGGGTTGTTTTGTAATTTGAATTCAAAAAGCGTAAATGATTATCatgatatttttgtttatgGATTATGGTTGGGTTATGGATTGACAGACCTAAATTCACGCTCGAGGGGTTGTGGATCATCCAATTGAGGATGGTTGGTCCTTCGTCCGACATTGTAGTTTCTATGAGCTTCACTCCATAAATAGGTGTGCCCTTTATGGTCATGTCATTCATAGGAGAGTTTAGTGGGATTTCTTGAGTTCCTAACTGAATTTGGGACTCATCCATGGGTAGAGTCTTTGATTGTGAACGAAATTGAAAATGATAAACAATTATCGTGCTCTTTTTGTTCAATGTAGCAACATTAGCATATAAATGGTGCCAAGTTTTTGCTTTTGTTTTAAGGTTGTTCGTAGACCTGATTTATACATATGTGATGGTAATCTAGTTTGTTATCTAATTCTCGTGTcctgtttttatatttgatttgaaTGTAGGGGAGAGAGCTACCCCAGTCTCTTTGCCTAACCGATATGGAGCCAGACAGAATCAGTTACTTGCCAGGTCATGTAATAGACCAAATTTTGTCGCATTTGTCAATTAAGGAGGCAGTGAGAACAAGTGTTTTATCTAGCAAATGGAGGTACAGATGGGCCACGCTACCGAATCTTGTGTTCGATGGCCAATGTGTCTCTGTGGCTGCTCAGGACCATGTGATTATCAAGAACAAGCTTTTGAGAACTGTTGATCATGTACTGCTACTTCATTCTGGGTCAATCAACAAGTTCAAACTCTCCCATCGTGATCTCCTAGGTGTGGCTGATATTGATCGTTGGACGCTTCATTTATGCAGAAAGTCTGTTAAAGAGTTTGTGCTGGAAATCTGGAAAGGACAGCGGTATAAGATACACTCGTGTTTGTTTTGTTGTCAAAGTTTGACTCATTTAGAGTTGTTTAATTGTTGGCTTAAACCTCCATCTACATTTAAAGGCTTCAGGAACTTAAAGAGTCTTGATCTGCAACATGTTACCTTGGCTCAGgatgtttttgaaaacttaataTCCAGCTGCCCAGTGCTTGAACGGTTGACATTGATGAACTTTGATGGTTTCACTCATCTTAATATTGATGCACCGAATCTCCTTTTCTTTGACATTGGGGGTAAATTTGAAGATATTAGCTTTGAGAACACTTCCCAATTAGCTGTGGTATCCATTGGCTTGTATGTGAACTTTGAAATCAATCAAAGTAGATTTCGTGGAGGCTCTAGCAATTTGCTCAAATTTTTTCTTCATCTGCCTCACGTGCAAAGGCTAGAGGTTCAAAGCTATTTTTTAAAGGTACAATGCTCATAACATCACTTTTCCAAAACAATTCTTCTAGTTGGGTGAATAATATGTCAAAGTCTTGatcatttgaatttttaattagtGTATAAACCCAATGCTTAGGAATGACAAAAAATTCGGATCCAAGATTTTCTGCTGATAAAATCCACAATGGATACTAAACGAGTACTTTCTATGGATTTCCATAAGTAATggatacaaatattttaatcatcCGCGTGTTAATATGGTGGGTCCTCATGGTATCCAAACTTTTATttggatattattttagaattaaatGACCAAAACTAAGTTAAatggtaaaaaaatattaacaattgaAAATTtgcttataattttattttatagatttaTGTTTTTTAGTTAGACTTATAGAATTATATTTGTTCATAAAGAGATTAATTAGAAAGACTAAtttactataaaataaaataaaaaatctatgcCAGGGTATTTTTCAAACGAAGACCTAGCTGATAACAGGATGAGTTATAAGACATTTTTTTATGAGATGGGTTCTGTGCATACATAGCTATTATTTGTGTTTGTTCCATTGTCATCCCTAACGTATGGCATGTGCATGTCTATATTGAAATGcaaatattaaatacattacTCACCGATTTGTGATCCATTCATCTGTTTCTTGCTTATGCTAGTATTTGGCAGTGGGGGTTGTGCCAGTAAATCTTCCAAGACCATGCATTGATCTAAGTTATCTTTCCATACGAATAAACTTTAATGATTTGAAGGAAATCTCAGCTGCTCTTTGCCTCTTAAGAAGCTCTCCTAATCTACAAGAACTAGAAATATTGGTGAGTACTCCTTGTAAGTTATTGTGACTTGTCTTTGCTGCTGGTATTcgttttttcaataattttgttaagttcTAGAATTTTCAAATCAGTTTAGTGTTGTTGGGCATTTGGGTGTTTCTAAGATGGTTGCAATTCTCATGTAGGCTCGACCAGAGGAGCAGACTGTTCTGGTAACACACGCCTATTCTTGGGAAGATGTGTATTTTGCTTGTCCAGAGATGCATCTGCGAAATGTGAAGATAGATGGCATATCTGGAATCAAACCTGAATTAGATTTTATCAGTTTTCTACTTCTATACTCTCCTGTGTTGGAAAGGATGATTGTGAAGCCTGTTTCAAACATCGGAACAGAACTGATGAAAGAACTGTTGCGGTTCAGAAGAGTCTCAAGACAAGCTGAAATTGTTTACCTGGACTCCTCTTAGAGTGCATTCTGAAACAAGTTTTACACCAATGTGGAAAACGCTGAAGCTAAAACTAGTAGTATTAACTTTGATGTGAAAAATCCTTACTTCTGATAATTTGGAAGAAGCCAATGTGGGTTCAAAAACTTGCTTCAATAGGGTTCAAAAAACTTGCTTCAATAAATCTATCATTACAGTTGAAAAGCCATTATTTTATGCCAATGAGCACGAATATGTAAATTTGGTAAAATTGTGTGCTAGTAGAGTTATGTACATAAAgaaattttttatcttcttaAAGAAAGAGAACGTTTTAAGTATGAAAGGTCACATACTTCAGTTATTTGGTGATTGAAATTTAGTGTTTGGAAACTCATACTCATACTCTTATTATGAAATGTTctaatttctagtcgatgtggaatcATCAACATACTTGTATGCCGAGACTACCAACTTGTGGTTTGATAACGGTCTGAGAATgggtgacctgataagcccaacaaacaattgttagaatagacttgaaatgacTATGATATTATATTAAGGGCAAATCCCATTGTATCATTATcttctttattttgaaaaaacgTGTAGGGTGAGCTACATAGAACTATATC from Phaseolus vulgaris cultivar G19833 chromosome 1, P. vulgaris v2.0, whole genome shotgun sequence carries:
- the LOC137816445 gene encoding type IV inositol polyphosphate 5-phosphatase 11; this encodes MGNQLCKGRKSRSKRRPMGFIHNQASPSHTGIRTVGVEKVCNFSTDSDLCISIVTWNMNGQVTFEDLAEMVGSNREFDLLAVGLQEAPPCQRNKVATMLSAALDESHTLIGKVIMQSLQLYLFGPKDAKSFINELKVDKESFGGCGGIIGRKKGAVAIRINYKGIRMVFISCHLSAHERNVEERNSQCRHISHTLFSKFWNPYARPSHIAIWLGDLNYRLQGIHTHPARTLIDQATKRLHNKDQLLQEARRGQIFNGFCEGTLTFKPTYKYNKGSSNYDTSHKVRVPAWTDRILYKIEDEKKMEATLHSYESIDKINGSDHKPVKAHLCLRLSQIPTKPTSSQTIP
- the LOC137816446 gene encoding F-box/FBD/LRR-repeat protein At1g13570-like isoform X2, whose protein sequence is MGRELPQSLCLTDMEPDRISYLPGHVIDQILSHLSIKEAVRTSVLSSKWRYRWATLPNLVFDGQCVSVAAQDHVIIKNKLLRTVDHVLLLHSGSINKFKLSHRDLLGVADIDRWTLHLCRKSVKEFVLEIWKGQRYKIHSCLFCCQSLTHLELFNCWLKPPSTFKGFRNLKSLDLQHVTLAQDVFENLISSCPVLERLTLMNFDGFTHLNIDAPNLLFFDIGGKFEDISFENTSQLAVVSIGLYVNFEINQSRFRGGSSNLLKFFLHLPHVQRLEVQSYFLKYLAVGVVPVNLPRPCIDLSYLSIRINFNDLKEISAALCLLRSSPNLQELEILARPEEQTVLVTHAYSWEDVYFACPEMHLRNVKIDGISGIKPELDFISFLLLYSPVLERMIVKPVSNIGTELMKELLRFRRVSRQAEIVYLDSS
- the LOC137816446 gene encoding F-box/FBD/LRR-repeat protein At1g13570-like isoform X1 codes for the protein MNIQNLNFSSFQDVTLVSIPSQFFHAAPFSLRFTGRELPQSLCLTDMEPDRISYLPGHVIDQILSHLSIKEAVRTSVLSSKWRYRWATLPNLVFDGQCVSVAAQDHVIIKNKLLRTVDHVLLLHSGSINKFKLSHRDLLGVADIDRWTLHLCRKSVKEFVLEIWKGQRYKIHSCLFCCQSLTHLELFNCWLKPPSTFKGFRNLKSLDLQHVTLAQDVFENLISSCPVLERLTLMNFDGFTHLNIDAPNLLFFDIGGKFEDISFENTSQLAVVSIGLYVNFEINQSRFRGGSSNLLKFFLHLPHVQRLEVQSYFLKYLAVGVVPVNLPRPCIDLSYLSIRINFNDLKEISAALCLLRSSPNLQELEILARPEEQTVLVTHAYSWEDVYFACPEMHLRNVKIDGISGIKPELDFISFLLLYSPVLERMIVKPVSNIGTELMKELLRFRRVSRQAEIVYLDSS